One Xyrauchen texanus isolate HMW12.3.18 chromosome 44, RBS_HiC_50CHRs, whole genome shotgun sequence DNA segment encodes these proteins:
- the ska2 gene encoding LOW QUALITY PROTEIN: spindle and kinetochore-associated protein 2 (The sequence of the model RefSeq protein was modified relative to this genomic sequence to represent the inferred CDS: deleted 1 base in 1 codon), translating to METVDKLEAMFQKSEADIEYVEKQLKFDFMTNAQEAGSFEGNPVQLLENLRVLKARHAAPCAQVEEIVGEQKHSMDSIQAHLDTTIQLVQQLQNTSDTQSVCLAAQIVCEEVTEGTFETFPQSIRGNLKLNDLNTLYMQLSEYIADKKRGPLCTQRMKLNLKFSDSALKTLQHLKIIELDKDLIHCFNETEKSGQTGDWLVLGMHFPTSISVKHRGLAKKTLCP from the exons ATGGAGACTGTTGATAAGCTGGAGGCAATG TTCCAGAAATCAGAGGCTGATATAGAATATGTGGAAAAGCAGCTGAAATTTGACTTCATGACCAATGCTCAAGAGGCTGGCTCATTCGAG GGAAACCCAGTTCAGTTGTTGGAGAACTTA AGGGTATTAAAAGCACGGCATGCAGCCCCGTGTGCACAGGTGGAGGAGATCGTGGGAGAACAGAAACATTCTATGGACTCAATACAAGCTCACCTGGACACCACAATTCAGCTGGTTCAACAGCTACAAAACACATCAGATACACAG TCTGTGTGTCTTGCAGCACAGATTGTGTGTGAAGAGGTGACTGAGGGGACATTTGAGACTTTCCCGCAGAGCATACGTGGTAACTTGAAGCTGAATGACCTCAACACGCTCTATATGCAGTTATCAGAGTACATTGCAGATAAGAAAAG AGGGCCATTATGCACGCAAAGGATGAAGTTGAACTTGAAATTCAGTGACTCCGCATTGAAGACTTTACAGCACCTTAAAATCATTGAATTAGATAAGGATTTGATTCATTGCtttaatgaaactgaaaaatCAGGACAAACTGGAGACTGGCTAGTTTTAGGAATGCATTTCCCCACCTCAATAAGTGTAAAGCACAGAGGACTGGCAAAAAAGACACTGTGTCCTTAA